A window from Pseudomonas frederiksbergensis encodes these proteins:
- the argA gene encoding amino-acid N-acetyltransferase: MPEYVNWLRHASPYINAHRDCTFVVMLPGDGVEHPNFGNIVHDLVLLHSLGVRLVLVHGSRPQIETRLAARGLTPHYHHGMRITDAATLECVIDAVGQLRIAIEARLSMDMASSPMQGSRLRVASGNLVTARPIGVLEGVDYHHTGEVRRVDRKGINRLLDERSIVLLSPLGYSPTGEIFNLACEDVATRAAIDLGADKLLLFGADLGLIDENGRLVRELRPQQVPAHLQRLGSNYQAELLDAAAEACRGGVARSHIVSYAEDGALLTELFTRDGGGTLVAQEQFEIVREAAIEDVGGLLDLISPLEEQGILVRRSREVLEREIEQFSVVEREGMIIACAALYQIADSDAGELACLAVNPEYRHGGRGDELLERIETRARAQGLKTLFVLTTRTAHWFRERGFVPSSVERLPSARASLYNYQRNSKIFEKTL; encoded by the coding sequence ATGCCCGAATACGTTAATTGGCTTCGTCACGCTTCGCCTTACATCAACGCCCACCGTGATTGCACGTTCGTCGTCATGCTGCCCGGCGACGGCGTGGAGCACCCGAACTTCGGCAATATCGTCCACGACCTGGTGCTGTTGCACAGTCTGGGCGTGCGGCTGGTGCTGGTTCACGGTTCCCGTCCGCAAATTGAAACCCGCCTCGCTGCACGCGGCCTGACCCCGCATTACCACCACGGCATGCGCATCACCGATGCCGCAACGCTGGAATGTGTGATCGATGCGGTAGGCCAGCTGCGCATCGCCATCGAAGCGCGGCTGTCGATGGACATGGCTTCATCGCCAATGCAGGGCTCGCGTTTGCGGGTGGCCAGCGGCAACCTGGTGACGGCGCGGCCGATTGGCGTGCTGGAAGGTGTCGACTATCACCACACCGGCGAAGTGCGTCGGGTCGACCGCAAGGGCATCAATCGCCTGCTGGATGAGCGTTCCATCGTGCTGCTGTCGCCGCTGGGTTACTCGCCGACCGGTGAAATTTTCAACCTCGCGTGCGAAGACGTCGCCACCCGCGCGGCCATCGATCTGGGGGCGGACAAGCTGCTGTTGTTCGGCGCCGACCTCGGCCTGATCGATGAAAACGGTCGCCTGGTTCGTGAGCTGCGTCCGCAACAGGTGCCGGCGCATTTGCAGCGACTGGGCAGCAACTATCAAGCAGAGCTGTTGGATGCGGCTGCCGAGGCCTGCCGCGGTGGTGTGGCGCGCAGTCATATCGTCAGCTACGCCGAAGACGGCGCGCTGCTGACCGAACTGTTCACCCGCGACGGTGGCGGTACGCTGGTGGCCCAGGAGCAATTCGAGATTGTCCGCGAAGCGGCCATCGAAGACGTCGGTGGTTTGCTGGATTTGATCAGCCCGTTGGAAGAGCAGGGCATTCTGGTGCGGCGTTCCCGCGAGGTGCTGGAGCGTGAGATCGAGCAGTTCAGCGTGGTCGAGCGCGAAGGCATGATCATCGCGTGTGCGGCGCTGTATCAGATTGCTGATTCGGATGCGGGGGAGTTGGCGTGTCTGGCGGTGAACCCGGAGTATCGCCATGGCGGTCGTGGAGATGAGCTGCTGGAGCGCATCGAAACCCGCGCCCGGGCGCAGGGGCTGAAAACCCTGTTCGTACTGACGACCCGCACCGCTCACTGGTTTCGCGAGCGTGGGTTTGTGCCGAGCAGCGTTGAACGTCTGCCATCAGCGCGTGCGTCGCTGTACAACTACCAGCGTAATTCGAAGATCTTCGAAAAAACCCTGTGA
- a CDS encoding DUF2388 domain-containing protein — MRFKLAVATIALLSLPVGSAMADSFWRNVISSGATTGSTYLTFKDHKLIVAAQDDAGSFVASDGGIRGPYLEAAMQKVRADNPGLQATDMELANAILAKNAVASN, encoded by the coding sequence ATGCGTTTCAAACTTGCTGTCGCTACCATCGCCTTGTTGTCCCTTCCTGTCGGTTCGGCGATGGCTGATAGCTTTTGGCGTAACGTCATCTCATCCGGTGCGACCACCGGTTCGACCTACCTGACGTTCAAGGATCACAAACTGATCGTTGCTGCCCAGGACGATGCCGGCAGCTTTGTCGCCAGCGACGGCGGCATTCGCGGTCCATACCTGGAGGCCGCGATGCAGAAAGTCCGTGCCGACAACCCTGGCCTGCAAGCCACGGACATGGAACTGGCGAACGCGATCCTGGCGAAGAATGCCGTCGCGTCGAATTAA
- the gcvH gene encoding glycine cleavage system protein GcvH, whose product MSDIPADLRFAESHEWARLEADGSVTVGISDHAQEALGDVVFVELTEVGTVFAAGDQSGVVESVKAASDIYSPVAGEVIAINEELSANPELLNSDPYGAWIFKLKPSNAGDLDKLLDAAGYKAAIGE is encoded by the coding sequence ATGAGCGATATTCCTGCCGACCTGCGTTTTGCCGAAAGTCACGAGTGGGCCCGTCTCGAAGCCGATGGCAGCGTCACCGTGGGCATCAGCGATCACGCTCAGGAAGCCTTGGGCGACGTGGTGTTCGTTGAGCTGACCGAAGTCGGGACAGTCTTCGCTGCCGGTGATCAATCCGGTGTGGTGGAGTCGGTTAAAGCCGCTTCGGACATCTACTCCCCGGTTGCCGGTGAAGTGATTGCCATCAACGAAGAACTGAGCGCTAACCCTGAGTTGCTCAACTCCGACCCGTACGGTGCCTGGATCTTCAAGCTCAAGCCAAGCAACGCTGGCGATCTGGACAAGCTGCTCGATGCAGCAGGCTACAAGGCCGCCATCGGCGAGTAA
- the argE gene encoding acetylornithine deacetylase: MPLPSMKDQFAALIAAPSVSCTQARLDQSNRPVIDLLATWLGDLGFACDIQQVSPGKFNLLASFGSGPGGLVLAGHSDTVPFDGALWQTDPLKLTEVDGRWVGLGSCDMKGFFALAIEAVIPLLDQPFKQPLLILATCDEESSMSGARALAEAGRPLGRAAVIGEPTGLKPIRMHKGIMMERIDILGQSGHSSDPRLGHSALEAMHDAIGELRGLRLAWQREFRNPQFSVPTPTLNFGCIHGGDNPNRICGQCSLEFDLRPLPGMDPNALRAQILQKLKPIAEWHQVKIDYAPLFPEVPPFEQAEDAELVRVAEKLTGHRAEAVAFGTEAPYLQRLGCETLVLGPGDIACAHQPGEYLEMSRLQPTVHLLRQLIEHYCLTPAKTPMPVG; this comes from the coding sequence ATGCCTTTGCCGTCCATGAAAGATCAGTTCGCTGCGCTGATCGCCGCGCCGTCCGTCAGCTGTACGCAGGCCCGCCTCGATCAATCCAACCGACCGGTGATTGATTTGCTGGCGACGTGGCTCGGCGATCTGGGTTTTGCCTGCGACATCCAGCAGGTCAGCCCCGGCAAATTCAATCTGCTGGCCAGTTTCGGCTCCGGCCCCGGTGGCCTGGTGCTGGCCGGTCACAGCGACACCGTGCCATTCGATGGTGCGCTGTGGCAGACCGATCCGCTGAAACTGACCGAAGTCGACGGCCGCTGGGTCGGGCTGGGCAGTTGCGACATGAAGGGCTTTTTCGCGCTGGCCATCGAGGCCGTCATACCGCTGCTCGATCAGCCGTTCAAGCAACCGCTGCTGATCCTCGCCACCTGCGATGAAGAAAGCTCGATGTCCGGCGCTCGCGCCCTGGCCGAAGCCGGGCGGCCGCTCGGTCGTGCGGCGGTGATCGGCGAGCCGACCGGGCTCAAGCCGATCCGCATGCACAAAGGCATCATGATGGAGCGCATCGACATCCTCGGTCAGAGCGGCCACTCCTCGGATCCGCGACTGGGTCACAGCGCCCTCGAAGCCATGCACGATGCCATCGGTGAACTGCGTGGTTTGCGATTGGCATGGCAGCGTGAGTTCCGTAATCCACAGTTCAGCGTGCCGACGCCGACCCTGAATTTCGGCTGCATCCATGGTGGCGATAATCCCAACCGTATTTGCGGCCAGTGCTCGCTGGAATTCGATCTGCGTCCATTGCCGGGCATGGACCCCAATGCCCTGCGTGCGCAGATTCTGCAGAAGCTCAAGCCCATTGCCGAGTGGCATCAGGTGAAGATCGATTACGCGCCACTGTTCCCCGAAGTGCCGCCGTTCGAGCAGGCCGAGGACGCCGAATTGGTCCGTGTCGCGGAAAAGCTCACCGGCCATCGTGCCGAAGCAGTGGCGTTTGGCACCGAAGCGCCTTATCTTCAGCGTCTTGGCTGCGAAACCCTGGTGCTCGGCCCTGGCGACATCGCCTGTGCGCACCAACCGGGGGAATACCTCGAAATGTCACGTTTGCAGCCTACGGTGCATCTATTACGTCAACTGATTGAACATTACTGCCTGACACCGGCCAAAACGCCAATGCCAGTCGGTTGA
- a CDS encoding Lrp/AsnC family transcriptional regulator, whose product MHSELDGYDRKILALLQEDASLSSAQIAEQVGLSQSPCWRRIQRMKEEGIIRGQVTLLDRKKIGLNTQIFAEIKLNAHGRSNFTEFTEAIRGFPEVLECYVLMGSVDFLLRIVTADIEAYERFFFEKLSMVPGIQEVNSIVALSEIKSTTSLPVLR is encoded by the coding sequence ATGCATAGCGAATTGGATGGCTACGACCGCAAGATTCTCGCGTTGCTGCAAGAGGACGCTTCGCTTTCCAGTGCACAGATTGCCGAACAGGTGGGGCTGTCGCAGTCGCCGTGCTGGCGGCGGATTCAGCGGATGAAGGAGGAGGGGATCATTCGCGGGCAGGTGACCTTGCTTGACCGGAAGAAAATCGGGCTTAACACGCAGATCTTCGCCGAAATCAAACTCAACGCTCACGGGCGATCGAACTTCACCGAATTCACCGAGGCGATTCGCGGTTTTCCCGAAGTGCTGGAGTGTTATGTGCTGATGGGGTCGGTGGATTTCTTGCTGCGGATTGTGACGGCGGACATCGAGGCGTATGAGCGCTTCTTCTTCGAGAAGCTGTCGATGGTGCCGGGGATCCAGGAGGTGAACTCGATTGTGGCGTTGTCGGAGATCAAATCAACGACGAGTTTGCCGGTGTTGCGCTGA
- a CDS encoding GspE/PulE family protein, which produces MSVQLAIQDRWLDLNDLLRELVAQGFISQDSAEHALNARRRHAANGQMHPLEFIASQLLDDLSRPGKHLDLESLTLWLSQQAGQPYLRIDPLKINVAAITPLMSYAFAQRHKILAVSIDRDAVTVASAQPYVTGWEADLTHVLKLPIKRVVANPVDIQRFSVEFFRLAKSVSGATNADQQMNTLGNFEQLLNLGASDQEPDANDAHIVNIVDWLFQYAFQQRASDIHIEPRREQGTVRFRIDGVLHNVYQFPPQVTMAIVSRLKSLGRMNVAEKRKPQDGRVKTKTPGGGEVELRLSTLPTAFGEKMVMRIFDPEVLLKNFDQLGFSADDLRRWQDMTSQPNGIILVTGPTGSGKTTTLYTTLKKLATPEVNLCTIEDPIEMVEPAFNQMQVQHNIDLTFAAGVRALMRQDPDIIMIGEIRDLETAEMAIQAALTGHLVLSTLHTNDAPSAISRLLELGVPHYLIKATVLGVMAQRLVRTLCPHCKAPLTLGEEDWQTLTRPWQAPLPHNAHRAIGCLECRDTGYRGRAGVYEIMQLTDGVKALISPDTDLLAVRRQAFKEGMRSLRLSGAQKVAAGLTTIEEVLRVTPQSEQK; this is translated from the coding sequence ATGTCCGTTCAACTTGCCATTCAGGACCGCTGGCTGGATCTCAATGATTTGCTGCGTGAACTGGTCGCCCAAGGTTTCATCAGCCAGGACTCGGCCGAACACGCGCTCAATGCTCGACGCCGTCACGCTGCCAATGGCCAGATGCACCCGCTGGAATTCATTGCCAGCCAACTGCTGGACGATCTCAGCCGTCCCGGTAAACACCTTGATCTGGAAAGCCTGACCCTGTGGCTGTCGCAACAGGCCGGTCAGCCTTATCTTCGTATCGATCCGCTGAAAATCAACGTTGCAGCGATTACGCCGCTGATGTCCTACGCCTTCGCCCAGCGCCACAAGATTCTGGCGGTGTCCATCGACCGCGACGCGGTGACCGTGGCCAGCGCCCAGCCCTACGTCACCGGTTGGGAAGCCGACCTGACCCATGTGCTGAAGCTGCCGATCAAGCGTGTGGTTGCCAACCCGGTGGATATCCAGCGCTTCAGCGTGGAGTTTTTCCGCCTGGCCAAATCGGTCAGCGGCGCGACCAACGCCGATCAGCAGATGAACACCCTGGGCAATTTCGAGCAGTTGCTCAACCTCGGCGCCAGCGACCAGGAACCGGACGCCAACGACGCGCACATCGTCAACATCGTCGATTGGCTGTTTCAGTACGCGTTCCAGCAACGCGCCAGTGACATCCACATCGAACCCCGGCGCGAACAAGGCACGGTGCGCTTTCGCATCGACGGCGTGCTGCACAACGTCTATCAATTCCCGCCGCAAGTGACCATGGCCATCGTCAGCCGCCTGAAAAGCCTGGGGCGGATGAACGTCGCAGAAAAACGCAAACCCCAGGACGGCCGGGTGAAAACCAAGACCCCGGGCGGTGGCGAAGTCGAGCTGCGGCTGTCGACATTACCCACTGCGTTCGGCGAAAAAATGGTCATGCGGATCTTCGACCCGGAAGTACTGCTCAAGAACTTCGATCAGTTGGGCTTCTCCGCCGATGACTTGCGCCGCTGGCAGGACATGACGAGCCAGCCCAACGGCATCATCCTGGTCACCGGGCCGACCGGTTCCGGCAAGACCACCACGCTGTACACCACCCTGAAGAAACTGGCGACGCCGGAGGTCAACCTCTGCACCATCGAAGACCCGATCGAAATGGTCGAGCCGGCGTTCAACCAGATGCAGGTCCAGCACAACATCGACCTGACCTTCGCCGCCGGTGTGCGCGCGCTGATGCGGCAGGATCCCGACATCATCATGATCGGTGAGATCCGTGATCTGGAAACCGCTGAAATGGCGATCCAGGCTGCGCTCACTGGCCACTTGGTGCTCTCGACGCTGCACACCAACGATGCGCCGAGCGCAATCAGCCGCTTGCTGGAACTGGGCGTGCCGCATTACCTGATCAAAGCCACGGTGCTTGGCGTCATGGCCCAGCGCCTGGTCCGCACCTTGTGCCCGCATTGCAAGGCGCCGCTGACCCTGGGTGAAGAAGACTGGCAAACCCTGACGCGGCCCTGGCAGGCACCGTTGCCGCACAACGCACATCGTGCCATCGGTTGCCTTGAATGCCGCGATACCGGTTACCGCGGCCGCGCCGGGGTCTACGAAATCATGCAGCTGACGGACGGCGTCAAAGCGCTGATCAGCCCCGACACCGATTTGCTGGCCGTGCGGCGACAGGCGTTCAAGGAAGGCATGCGCAGCTTGCGATTGTCAGGCGCGCAGAAAGTGGCGGCGGGTTTGACGACGATTGAGGAGGTGTTGCGGGTAACGCCGCAGAGCGAGCAAAAGTAG
- the tauA gene encoding taurine ABC transporter substrate-binding protein encodes MTTKRALSGPIVTVCVSLLISVSAQAANLTIGYQTGIDPSKVPQADGLYEKTLGQKIDWRRFNSGPEVVTAIASGDVQIGNLGSSPLAAAASRNLPIVAFIVSAQINAAEALVVRNDSGIDKPEDLIGKTIATPFVSTSHYSLLGALKHWGLDASKVKVVNLQPAEIAAAWKRGDIDGAFVWSPALGEIRKTGKTLTDAAQVGQWGAPTFEVWVARKDYAEKHPEVVARFAKVTLDSFADYAAHKDSWTADSVPVQKIAKLTGANAVDVPELLAGSTFPDAKAQQTAALLNGGTAKAIGETAKFLKEQGKVETVLPDYSPYVSAKFVTE; translated from the coding sequence ATGACGACCAAACGCGCACTATCCGGTCCAATTGTTACAGTTTGTGTATCGCTATTAATTTCCGTCAGCGCTCAGGCGGCGAACCTCACGATCGGTTATCAAACCGGTATCGACCCCAGCAAAGTCCCCCAGGCAGACGGACTGTACGAGAAAACCCTGGGTCAGAAAATTGACTGGCGTCGTTTCAATAGCGGCCCGGAAGTGGTTACAGCCATCGCTTCCGGCGACGTGCAGATTGGTAATCTCGGCTCCAGTCCGCTGGCTGCCGCCGCTTCGCGCAATCTGCCAATCGTTGCGTTTATTGTTTCCGCCCAGATCAACGCCGCTGAAGCACTGGTGGTACGCAACGACAGCGGTATTGATAAACCGGAAGATTTGATCGGCAAGACCATCGCCACACCCTTCGTTTCAACCTCCCATTACAGTTTGCTGGGTGCGTTGAAGCACTGGGGCCTGGATGCCTCGAAAGTCAAAGTGGTGAATTTACAGCCAGCGGAAATTGCTGCCGCGTGGAAGCGCGGTGATATCGATGGGGCGTTTGTCTGGTCGCCGGCGCTGGGGGAAATTCGCAAGACTGGCAAGACGTTGACCGACGCGGCACAGGTCGGCCAATGGGGAGCACCGACCTTCGAGGTCTGGGTCGCGCGCAAGGATTACGCCGAGAAGCACCCAGAGGTTGTGGCCAGATTCGCCAAGGTCACGCTGGACTCTTTCGCCGACTATGCCGCGCATAAGGACAGCTGGACTGCCGACTCGGTACCGGTGCAAAAAATCGCCAAACTGACCGGTGCCAATGCTGTGGATGTGCCGGAGTTGCTGGCCGGTTCCACGTTCCCGGACGCTAAGGCTCAACAGACCGCTGCGTTGCTGAACGGCGGCACGGCCAAGGCGATTGGCGAGACGGCGAAGTTCTTGAAGGAACAGGGGAAGGTCGAGACGGTGCTGCCGGATTATTCGCCGTATGTCAGCGCGAAGTTTGTCACTGAGTAA
- a CDS encoding inorganic triphosphatase, whose product MQKETEIKLRVSRETLAALREHPLLKKRNKSGWERRELMNQYFDTPERDLARAKVALRLRRDGEEVIQTLKTRGQSVAGLSERNEYDWNLPKAKLDVKKLDGECWPEELAELDKKTLKPIFTTDFVRERAEIAWGRGKTKVVIEAALDLGHVIVGKQKEEICELELELREGEPAALLELAAELAATLALMPCDISKAERGYRLYDANSYSLSLPAPQITAEMPLDDAFAALSWHLLSSSQRLAEQYRFNGHWRLLQDWVENLAELRALLSSLGQAAPRQSTHDLRVALDALLEDWRPLVQAGIDDEDVRKAAPEQFLEELEDPRWGLFSLNTSRWLLARTWAADRNVRGNRQGAAQLGSWLPRLLGEEATSLQLQRYQQQPEDLAEQLPRIERIQAWLHHARNVLDIPEMDRLYGELKQLAQLANEPITDESLDARKQQAIAVYQNRAWKMLLRM is encoded by the coding sequence ATGCAGAAAGAAACCGAAATCAAACTCCGCGTCAGCCGAGAAACGCTCGCTGCCCTGCGCGAGCACCCGCTCCTGAAAAAACGCAACAAAAGTGGCTGGGAACGCCGTGAGTTGATGAACCAGTACTTCGACACGCCTGAGCGCGACCTGGCCCGCGCCAAGGTTGCCCTGCGCCTGCGCCGCGATGGCGAAGAAGTGATTCAGACCCTCAAGACCCGCGGCCAGAGCGTCGCCGGTTTGTCCGAGCGTAACGAATACGACTGGAACCTGCCCAAAGCCAAGCTCGACGTGAAGAAACTCGACGGCGAATGCTGGCCTGAAGAATTGGCCGAGCTGGACAAGAAAACCCTCAAGCCGATCTTCACCACCGATTTCGTCCGCGAACGCGCGGAAATCGCCTGGGGCCGTGGCAAGACCAAAGTGGTGATCGAAGCCGCACTGGACCTGGGACATGTGATCGTGGGCAAGCAGAAAGAAGAAATCTGCGAGCTGGAACTGGAACTGCGCGAAGGCGAGCCGGCCGCACTGCTGGAACTGGCCGCCGAACTGGCCGCGACCCTGGCCCTGATGCCATGTGACATCAGCAAGGCCGAGCGCGGTTATCGCTTGTACGACGCCAACAGCTATTCGTTGAGCCTGCCGGCGCCGCAGATCACTGCCGAAATGCCGCTGGACGACGCTTTTGCCGCGCTGAGCTGGCACTTGCTGAGCAGCAGCCAGCGCCTGGCCGAGCAGTATCGCTTCAATGGCCACTGGCGCCTGTTGCAGGACTGGGTCGAAAACCTGGCTGAATTGCGCGCGCTGCTGAGCAGCCTGGGCCAAGCCGCGCCACGTCAGTCAACGCACGATCTGCGCGTCGCGCTGGACGCCTTGCTCGAAGACTGGCGTCCGCTGGTACAGGCCGGTATCGATGACGAAGACGTGCGCAAAGCCGCGCCGGAGCAGTTCCTCGAAGAACTGGAAGATCCGCGCTGGGGCTTGTTCTCGTTGAACACTTCGCGCTGGTTGCTGGCCCGCACCTGGGCTGCCGATCGCAACGTCCGCGGCAATCGCCAGGGCGCTGCGCAATTGGGTAGCTGGCTGCCGCGTCTGCTGGGCGAGGAAGCGACTTCCCTGCAACTGCAGCGTTATCAGCAACAACCGGAAGACCTGGCCGAGCAACTGCCGCGTATCGAGCGCATCCAGGCCTGGCTGCACCACGCCCGCAACGTGCTGGACATCCCGGAAATGGATCGCCTGTACGGTGAGCTGAAACAGCTTGCTCAATTGGCCAACGAGCCGATCACCGATGAATCGCTGGATGCGCGTAAGCAGCAGGCGATTGCGGTGTATCAGAATCGTGCCTGGAAAATGCTGCTGCGCATGTAA
- the gcvP gene encoding aminomethyl-transferring glycine dehydrogenase, protein MSQLPSLSQLRDPNAFLRRHLGPDAAEQQAMLDSLGLGSRVELIEQTVPPGIRLNRPLDLPPALDEEAALAKLRGYAEQNQVWTSLIGMGYHGTLTPPVIVRNVLENPGWYTAYTPYQPEIAQGRLEALLNFQQLTIDLTGLELANASLLDEATAAAEAMALAKRVAKSRSNLFFVDENCHPQTISVVQTRAEGFGFELIIDTVDNLKQHQVFGALLQYPDTHGEIRDLRPLIDHLHAQQALACVATDLLSLLLLTPPGELGADVVFGSSQRFGVPMGYGGPHAAFFASRDEYKRAIPGRIIGVSKDARGNVALRMALQTREQHIRREKANSNICTAQVLLANIASFYAVYHGPEGLKRIAQRVHRLTCILAAGLERHGITRLNTHFFDTLTLEVGGTQTAIIESAQAAQINLRILGRGQLGLSLDETSDESTVAKLFDVFLGSDHGLNVDELDAETLDSGIPAGLLRTSPYLRHPVFSAHHSETEMLRYLKQLENKDLALNQSMIPLGSCTMKLNATSEMIPITWPQFANLHPFVPKEQAIGYSLMIEELERWLCAITGFDAICMQPNSGAQGEYAGLLAIRKYHESRHEGARDICLIPSSAHGTNPASAQMAGMRVVIVECDEAGNVDLDDLKGKAAEAGDKLACLMATYPSTHGVYEEGISEICEVIHSHGGQVYMDGANLNAQVGLARPADIGADVSHMNLHKTFCIPHGGGGPGMGPIGVRAHLAPFVANHPVVPIEGPLAQNGAVSAAPWGSASILPISWMYIAMMGPQLADASEVAILAANYLAQHLSGAFPVLYTGRNERVAHECILDLRPLKTLTGISEEDVAKRLMDYGFHAPTMSFPVPGTLMVEPTESESKAELDRFIGAMLSIRAEITEVQNGNWPADDNPLKRSPHTLADITGVWERSYSIEQAVTPDAHTKAHKYWPVVNRVDNVYGDRNLFCACVPVDDYR, encoded by the coding sequence ATGTCCCAGTTGCCGTCCTTGAGCCAGTTACGCGACCCCAATGCCTTTCTTCGCCGTCACCTCGGGCCCGATGCCGCCGAGCAACAGGCGATGCTCGACAGCCTCGGACTTGGCAGCCGAGTCGAGTTGATCGAGCAGACGGTGCCGCCAGGAATCCGTCTGAACAGGCCGCTCGACCTGCCACCCGCTCTCGACGAAGAAGCCGCGCTGGCCAAACTGCGCGGTTATGCCGAGCAAAACCAGGTGTGGACCAGCCTGATCGGCATGGGCTACCACGGCACCCTCACGCCACCCGTCATTGTGCGCAACGTGCTGGAAAATCCCGGTTGGTACACCGCGTACACGCCCTATCAACCAGAGATCGCCCAGGGCCGGCTCGAAGCGCTGCTGAACTTCCAGCAATTGACCATCGACCTCACAGGCCTGGAACTGGCCAACGCCTCGCTGCTGGACGAAGCCACGGCGGCGGCGGAGGCCATGGCACTGGCCAAGCGGGTCGCCAAGTCCAGAAGCAATCTGTTCTTCGTCGACGAAAACTGTCATCCGCAGACTATTTCCGTGGTGCAGACCCGAGCAGAAGGGTTCGGCTTCGAGCTGATCATCGACACTGTGGATAACTTGAAACAGCACCAGGTATTCGGCGCGCTCCTGCAATATCCCGATACCCACGGTGAAATCCGCGACCTTCGTCCCTTGATCGATCATCTGCATGCGCAGCAAGCCCTGGCGTGTGTCGCCACCGATCTGTTGAGTCTGCTGTTGCTGACCCCGCCGGGGGAGTTGGGCGCCGACGTGGTGTTCGGTTCCTCCCAGCGTTTTGGCGTGCCCATGGGTTACGGCGGCCCTCACGCGGCGTTTTTTGCCAGTCGCGATGAATACAAACGGGCGATTCCCGGGCGAATCATCGGCGTGTCGAAGGATGCTCGCGGCAACGTCGCTTTGCGCATGGCCCTGCAAACCCGCGAACAACATATCCGCCGGGAGAAAGCCAACTCGAACATCTGCACCGCTCAGGTACTGCTGGCCAACATTGCCAGTTTCTATGCGGTCTACCACGGTCCGGAAGGGCTCAAACGCATTGCCCAACGCGTCCATCGGCTGACCTGCATCCTCGCCGCTGGCCTGGAGCGCCACGGCATCACCCGCCTCAACACGCACTTTTTCGACACGCTGACGCTGGAAGTCGGGGGTACTCAGACCGCAATCATCGAAAGCGCCCAGGCTGCTCAGATCAACCTGCGCATTCTCGGGCGTGGGCAGTTGGGGCTGAGTCTCGATGAAACCTCTGACGAATCCACCGTCGCCAAGTTGTTTGATGTATTCCTCGGTTCCGATCATGGGCTCAACGTCGACGAACTGGACGCCGAAACCCTTGATTCCGGCATTCCTGCCGGTCTGCTGCGTACCTCGCCTTATCTGCGTCATCCGGTGTTCAGCGCCCATCACAGCGAAACCGAGATGCTGCGCTACCTCAAGCAGCTGGAGAACAAGGACCTGGCGCTCAATCAATCGATGATCCCGCTGGGCTCCTGCACCATGAAGCTCAACGCCACCAGCGAGATGATCCCGATCACGTGGCCGCAGTTCGCCAACCTGCACCCGTTTGTGCCGAAAGAGCAGGCGATCGGTTATTCGCTGATGATCGAAGAACTGGAGCGCTGGCTCTGCGCGATTACCGGTTTCGACGCGATCTGCATGCAACCCAACTCTGGCGCCCAAGGCGAGTACGCCGGGTTGCTGGCGATCCGCAAATATCACGAGAGTCGTCATGAGGGCGCGCGGGATATTTGCCTGATCCCGTCCTCGGCCCACGGCACCAACCCGGCGTCGGCGCAGATGGCCGGGATGCGGGTGGTGATCGTCGAGTGTGACGAGGCGGGCAACGTTGATCTGGATGACCTTAAAGGCAAAGCAGCCGAGGCGGGCGACAAACTCGCCTGCCTGATGGCGACGTATCCTTCGACCCACGGCGTATACGAGGAAGGCATCAGCGAAATCTGCGAAGTTATCCACAGCCACGGCGGCCAGGTGTACATGGATGGCGCCAACCTTAACGCGCAGGTCGGACTGGCGCGCCCGGCGGACATTGGTGCCGACGTGTCCCACATGAACCTGCACAAGACTTTCTGCATTCCCCATGGTGGCGGCGGGCCGGGCATGGGGCCGATTGGTGTGCGCGCGCATCTGGCGCCGTTCGTGGCCAACCACCCGGTGGTGCCGATCGAAGGGCCACTGGCGCAAAACGGCGCAGTCAGTGCGGCGCCTTGGGGCAGTGCGAGCATCCTGCCGATCAGCTGGATGTACATCGCGATGATGGGGCCGCAACTGGCGGATGCCAGTGAGGTGGCGATCCTCGCCGCGAATTACCTGGCGCAGCACTTGTCCGGGGCGTTTCCGGTGCTTTACACCGGGCGCAACGAGCGGGTGGCTCACGAATGCATTCTTGACCTGCGGCCACTCAAGACGCTGACCGGAATCAGCGAGGAGGACGTCGCCAAGCGGCTGATGGACTACGGCTTCCATGCGCCGACCATGTCGTTTCCTGTACCGGGGACGTTGATGGTGGAACCGACCGAAAGTGAATCCAAGGCAGAACTGGACCGGTTTATCGGGGCGATGCTGAGTATCCGCGCGGAAATCACCGAGGTGCAGAACGGCAACTGGCCAGCCGATGACAACCCGCTGAAACGTTCGCCGCATACCCTGGCGGATATCACCGGGGTTTGGGAACGGTCCTACAGCATCGAGCAGGCGGTGACACCGGATGCTCACACCAAGGCGCACAAGTACTGGCCGGTGGTGAACCGTGTCGATAACGTTTACGGCGATCGGAACCTGTTTTGCGCTTGCGTCCCGGTGGATGATTACCGCTGA